One Lycium barbarum isolate Lr01 chromosome 5, ASM1917538v2, whole genome shotgun sequence genomic window carries:
- the LOC132642759 gene encoding uncharacterized protein LOC132642759 — MATTTSTPFLSSSPNLSSPFSSKRRSSSRASRTITSAMGREPQDRNYYNGRIVDENLIVLRKRIHEMKMIERNYEPPVEWMEWEKSLYTNYDSNICHALGLLQSQLMDTRPSLVLGMAALIGLSVPTSTIVILFHLIELTKGILAG; from the coding sequence ATggcaacaacaacatcaactccTTTCCTTTCATCTTCTCCAAACCTTTCTTCTCCATTTTCATCAAAAAGAAGATCATCATCACGAGCTTCGAGAACAATAACGTCGGCAATGGGAAGAGAACCCCAAGATAGGAACTACTACAATGGTCGTATTGTAGACGAGAACTTAATTGTTCTTCGTAAGAGAATTCACGAGATGAAGATGATCGAGAGAAATTATGAGCCTCCAGTTGAATGGATGGAATGGGAAAAGAGTTTATACACGAACTACGACTCGAATATTTGCCATGCATTAGGATTGTTACAATCCCAATTGATGGATACAAGACCTAGCTTGGTTTTGGGCATGGCTGCACTTATTGGATTAAGTGTGCCCACTTCAACTATTGTGATCTTGTTTCATTTGATTGAGTTAACCAAGGGGATTTTAGCTGGATAA
- the LOC132641636 gene encoding ABC transporter G family member 7 isoform X1, with protein sequence MLLPIGVKGGGGVGQLLAAVAAALLLRLFSSPGPVILPENEDERDSENDEAPVTGKVVTPVTIKWTNITCCLSDKSSNTMRFLLKNVTGEAKPGRLLAIMGPSGSGKTTLLNVLAGQTKASPKLHLSGLLDINGVPFSNKTYKFAYVRQEDLFFSQLTVRETLSLAAELQLQDISSIEDRNEYVNNLLFKIGLVSCADSPIGDAKVRGISGGEKKRLSLACELIASPSVIFADEPTTGLDAFQAERVMETLRQLAQDGHTVICSIHQPRGSVYAKFDDIILLAEGSLIYAGPARDEVLAYFSKFGYICPDHVNPAEFLADLISIDYSSPESVYSSRKRIDGLVESFSEKIPEVLYATSLVRDSSKTRENLLKKPISRKGGWWRQFRLLLKRAWMQASRDGPTNKVRARMSIASALIFGSVFWRMGRSQTSIQDRMGLLQVAAINTAMAALTKTVGVFPKERAIVDRERAKGSYALGPYLLSKLIAEIPVGAAFPLLFGGILYPMARLHPTISRFGKFCGIVTVESFAASAMGLTVGAMVPTTEAALALGPSLMTVFIVFGGYYVNSENTPIIFRWIPRVSLIRWAFQGLSINEFSGLQFEHQNSFDIQSGEQALERLSFGGSRIGDTLVAQSRILMFWYYTTYLLLEKNKPKYQRLEPPPRLKDIEEEPEEEANLQPAKADDLLEPTQQDESPPLDEGKPDKQQESSPADPLDLFNLDGL encoded by the exons ATGTTATTGCCAATTGGAGTCAAAGGTGGCGGCGGAGTTGGTCAGTTACTGGCGGCAGTTGCGGCGGCGCTGCTTCTCCGCCTATTCTCGTCACCTGGTCCGGTGATTTTACCGGAAAATGAAGATGAGAGAGATAGTGAAAATGACGAAGCTCCGGTAACTGGAAAAGTAGTAACTCCGGTTACTATTAAATGGACTAATATCACTTGCTGTCTATCGGATAAATCATCTAACACG ATGCGGTTCTTGCTAAAAAATGTGACAGGAGAAGCCAAACCTGGTCGATTGCTAGCGATAATGGGTCCATCAGGATCAGGGAAGACAACTCTTCTGAATGTTCTGGCAGGTCAGACAAAAGCATCACCCAAGTTACATTTGTCTGGTCTATTGGACATCAATGGGGTGCCATTTTCAAACAAAACATACAA GTTTGCTTACGTTAGACAAGAAGACCTTTTCTTTTCTCAGCTGACTGTTCGAGAAACTCTCTCTCTTGCGGCTGAACTGCAGCTACAGGATATATCTTCAATAGAAGATAGAAATGAATATGTGAACAATCTATTGTTTAAAATAGGTTTG GTCAGTTGTGCTGATTCACCCATTGGTGATGCAAAAGTTCGTGGAATTAGTGGAGGTGAAAAGAAGCGCCTGTCTCTTGCATGTGAGCTTATTGCCAGTCCATCTGTAATTTTTGCTGATGAACCAACAACTG GACTTGATGCTTTTCAAGCAGAGCGAGTGATGGAAACCCTAAGACAACTGGCGCAGGATGGACATACTGTTATATGCTCTATACACCAGCCTAGAGGTTCTGTGTATGCAAAATTCGACGACATTATTCTGTTGGCAGAGGGTTCACTCATTTATGCTGGTCCTGCACGTGATGAAGTACTGGCATACTTCTCGAAATTTGG GTACATTTGTCCAGATCATGTAAATCCTGCCGAATTTTTGGCTGATCTAATATCTATAGACTATAGTTCGCCAGAGAGTGTATATTCTTCTCGAAAGAGAATAGATGGTCTAGTTGAGTCATTCTCAGAAAAGATACCAGAGGTTTTATATGCAACTTCACTTGTAAGAGATAGCTCTAAGACCCGTGAGAACTTACTGAAGAAACCTATTTCCCGTAAAGGTGGTTGGTGGAGGCAGTTCCGGTTACTTCTCAAACGTGCATGGATGCAA GCTTCTCGTGATGGACCAACAAACAAAGTTCGGGCAAGGATGTCAATTGCATCAGCTTTGATATTTGGTTCTGTATTCTGGAGGATGGGCAGATCTCAGACGTCAATACAAGACAGGATGGGATTACTTCAG GTTGCTGCAATAAACACTGCTATGGCTGCTCTCACAAAAACAGTTGGTGTCTTTCCCAAGGAACGAGCAATTGTTGATAGAGAGCGCGCAAAAGGATCTTATGCTCTGGGACCATACTTGCTTTCCAAGTTGATTGCCGAGATTCCTGTTGGAGCAGCATTTCCACTACTCTTTGGTGGCATCCTATACCCAATGGCTCGACTTCATCCTACCATTTCTAG ATTTGGGAAGTTCTGCGGGATTGTAACTGTGGAGTCTTTTGCTGCGTCTGCAATGGGCTTGACTGTGGGAGCTATGGTTCCAACAACTGAAGCTGCATTAGCATTAGGCCCCTCTCTTATGACAGTTTTTATTGTCTTTGGAGGGTACTATGTCAATTCAGAAAACACACCAATTATTTTTCGGTGGATTCCTCGAGTTTCTCTTATAAGATG GGCGTTTCAGGGGCTTAGCATAAATGAATTTAGTGGCCTTCAATTTGAGCATCAAAACTCATTTGACATACAATCTGGTGAACAG GCACTTGAGCGGCTATCATTTGGAGGCAGTCGAATAGGTGATACACTTGTTGCTCAAAGTAGAATACTAATGTTCTGGTATTACACAACTTACCTTCTCCTGGAGAAAAATAAGCCCAAGTATCAGCGTCTTGAACCTCCACCACGTCTCAAAGATATCGAGGAAGAGCCGGAGGAAGAGGCAAATCTCCAGCCCGCAAAGGCTGATGATTTGCTTGAACCAACTCAACAAGATGAATCTCCTCCCTTGGATGAAGGTAAACCCGACAAGCAGCAGGAATCTTCTCCTGCTGATCCACTTGATCTGTTTAACCTTGACGGATTATAA
- the LOC132641636 gene encoding ABC transporter G family member 7 isoform X2, with amino-acid sequence MLLPIGVKGGGGVGQLLAAVAAALLLRLFSSPGPVILPENEDERDSENDEAPVTGKVVTPVTIKWTNITCCLSDKSSNTMRFLLKNVTGEAKPGRLLAIMGPSGSGKTTLLNVLAGQTKASPKLHLSGLLDINGVPFSNKTYKFAYVRQEDLFFSQLTVRETLSLAAELQLQDISSIEDRNEYVNNLLFKIGLVSCADSPIGDAKVRGISGGEKKRLSLACELIASPSVIFADEPTTGLDAFQAERVMETLRQLAQDGHTVICSIHQPRGSVYAKFDDIILLAEGSLIYAGPARDEVLAYFSKFGYICPDHVNPAEFLADLISIDYSSPESVYSSRKRIDGLVESFSEKIPEVLYATSLVRDSSKTRENLLKKPISRKGGWWRQFRLLLKRAWMQASRDGPTNKVRARMSIASALIFGSVFWRMGRSQTSIQDRMGLLQVAAINTAMAALTKTVGVFPKERAIVDRERAKGSYALGPYLLSKLIAEIPVGAAFPLLFGGILYPMARLHPTISRFGKFCGIVTVESFAASAMGLTVGAMVPTTEAALALGPSLMTVFIVFGGYYVNSENTPIIFRWIPRVSLIRWAFQGLSINEFSGLQFEHQNSFDIQSGEQALERLSFGGSRIGDTLVAQSRILMFWYYTTYLLLEKNKPKYQRLEPPPRLKDIEEEPEEEANLQPAKADDLLEPTQQDESPPLDEGANQKEMPVQ; translated from the exons ATGTTATTGCCAATTGGAGTCAAAGGTGGCGGCGGAGTTGGTCAGTTACTGGCGGCAGTTGCGGCGGCGCTGCTTCTCCGCCTATTCTCGTCACCTGGTCCGGTGATTTTACCGGAAAATGAAGATGAGAGAGATAGTGAAAATGACGAAGCTCCGGTAACTGGAAAAGTAGTAACTCCGGTTACTATTAAATGGACTAATATCACTTGCTGTCTATCGGATAAATCATCTAACACG ATGCGGTTCTTGCTAAAAAATGTGACAGGAGAAGCCAAACCTGGTCGATTGCTAGCGATAATGGGTCCATCAGGATCAGGGAAGACAACTCTTCTGAATGTTCTGGCAGGTCAGACAAAAGCATCACCCAAGTTACATTTGTCTGGTCTATTGGACATCAATGGGGTGCCATTTTCAAACAAAACATACAA GTTTGCTTACGTTAGACAAGAAGACCTTTTCTTTTCTCAGCTGACTGTTCGAGAAACTCTCTCTCTTGCGGCTGAACTGCAGCTACAGGATATATCTTCAATAGAAGATAGAAATGAATATGTGAACAATCTATTGTTTAAAATAGGTTTG GTCAGTTGTGCTGATTCACCCATTGGTGATGCAAAAGTTCGTGGAATTAGTGGAGGTGAAAAGAAGCGCCTGTCTCTTGCATGTGAGCTTATTGCCAGTCCATCTGTAATTTTTGCTGATGAACCAACAACTG GACTTGATGCTTTTCAAGCAGAGCGAGTGATGGAAACCCTAAGACAACTGGCGCAGGATGGACATACTGTTATATGCTCTATACACCAGCCTAGAGGTTCTGTGTATGCAAAATTCGACGACATTATTCTGTTGGCAGAGGGTTCACTCATTTATGCTGGTCCTGCACGTGATGAAGTACTGGCATACTTCTCGAAATTTGG GTACATTTGTCCAGATCATGTAAATCCTGCCGAATTTTTGGCTGATCTAATATCTATAGACTATAGTTCGCCAGAGAGTGTATATTCTTCTCGAAAGAGAATAGATGGTCTAGTTGAGTCATTCTCAGAAAAGATACCAGAGGTTTTATATGCAACTTCACTTGTAAGAGATAGCTCTAAGACCCGTGAGAACTTACTGAAGAAACCTATTTCCCGTAAAGGTGGTTGGTGGAGGCAGTTCCGGTTACTTCTCAAACGTGCATGGATGCAA GCTTCTCGTGATGGACCAACAAACAAAGTTCGGGCAAGGATGTCAATTGCATCAGCTTTGATATTTGGTTCTGTATTCTGGAGGATGGGCAGATCTCAGACGTCAATACAAGACAGGATGGGATTACTTCAG GTTGCTGCAATAAACACTGCTATGGCTGCTCTCACAAAAACAGTTGGTGTCTTTCCCAAGGAACGAGCAATTGTTGATAGAGAGCGCGCAAAAGGATCTTATGCTCTGGGACCATACTTGCTTTCCAAGTTGATTGCCGAGATTCCTGTTGGAGCAGCATTTCCACTACTCTTTGGTGGCATCCTATACCCAATGGCTCGACTTCATCCTACCATTTCTAG ATTTGGGAAGTTCTGCGGGATTGTAACTGTGGAGTCTTTTGCTGCGTCTGCAATGGGCTTGACTGTGGGAGCTATGGTTCCAACAACTGAAGCTGCATTAGCATTAGGCCCCTCTCTTATGACAGTTTTTATTGTCTTTGGAGGGTACTATGTCAATTCAGAAAACACACCAATTATTTTTCGGTGGATTCCTCGAGTTTCTCTTATAAGATG GGCGTTTCAGGGGCTTAGCATAAATGAATTTAGTGGCCTTCAATTTGAGCATCAAAACTCATTTGACATACAATCTGGTGAACAG GCACTTGAGCGGCTATCATTTGGAGGCAGTCGAATAGGTGATACACTTGTTGCTCAAAGTAGAATACTAATGTTCTGGTATTACACAACTTACCTTCTCCTGGAGAAAAATAAGCCCAAGTATCAGCGTCTTGAACCTCCACCACGTCTCAAAGATATCGAGGAAGAGCCGGAGGAAGAGGCAAATCTCCAGCCCGCAAAGGCTGATGATTTGCTTGAACCAACTCAACAAGATGAATCTCCTCCCTTGGATGAAG GTGCTAATCAAAAGGAGATGCCTGTGCAGTAA